The following DNA comes from Flavisolibacter ginsenosidimutans.
AAATGTCGCTGTGGTAAGCCGTAAACAAATCAATCGTTTCTTTCTTCAAATAACGTTCGCCGTTGAAGGTGCCGCCGTTCAAAAGCATTTGATAAAGCATGGCCAAATCATAAGCGTTCGAGAACAAACCCGCATGGCCCGACACGTTGCCAAACATCGCCGCACCTTCGTCGTGCACGTAACCGTGCATCAATTGATGACGAAAATATTTGTCTTCTTCGGTCGGAACAATCTGCTCCAATCCAAAACGCAGCCAGGGCTTAAAGCCCGTGGAAGCCATTCCCATCGGACCGTAAAATGTTTTCTGCGCATATTGATCGAGCGGCATACCGCTAACCGTTTCTACAATCTTGCCAAGCAGAATAAAATCGTTGTCGCTGTAAACGTATTTACCCAAAGGCCCAAGCGGACTTTGCGCAATGCGCTTCATCATTGTGTCTTCCCAATCGTTGCGCAGGTACAAACCCTGTGCGATGGGTATTGTAAACCCGGGCTTCGATGCGGTGCTGACGTATTGCGGCAACGGATTACCAGCTTTATCAATTACTTCTTTGTAAAAGATTACATCGGGCACAAGGCCGGCCTGGTGCAGAAGAATATCGGTAAGTTTTAAATTTTCTTTGTCCGAGCCACGCATAGAAGGCAGGTAATCGCCCAACGTTTTGTTCAAATCCACTTTGCCTTGTTCGTACAGTTTCATGATGGAAACCGTTGTCGCGGAAACCTTCGTTACCGATGCCAGGTCATAAACACTTTCCAAGGTCACCGGTGGCGAAGCCGGATCAAACTCGTAACGGCCAAACGCTTTGTGGTATTTGATCACACCGTTTTGAATGGCGATGACCACCGCACCGGGATAGGCTTTTTTGTTGACACCGTCCTGTATGATGCTGTCAACGCTTGCAAACTCCGGCGACGTGCCCACGGGCAAAAATTTTCCAACGGCAATGCCGCTGCCGTACGATTGATTGCAAACACTAACAGGCAGTGTTCCTTTTGCTTCTATGTTTCCGGTTAAAAAATCGGCGGCTGCGGTCTGAAAGATGTCATCGTCTTCGTACATCGCCACTAAAGTAGGAGCGTTGCAAAAAAGACCCGCGGCATAAACGTTACCAAACAAAAATGTAACAGCGTTGTACGCTTGCAGATTGTTTACAAGATTGATGCTGGACGTTGGAATGCCAAAATTGTTTCCGGGACGCAGCGCATAATTGTGAACGCCGATCACGACTTTGTTGTAACTGCCGTTTTTGATTTGCTCCAGAATGTTCGCGGCTTTTGTGCTGTCGTTGTACGGAAGCAAATAGGTGTCGGCTTCAAAGTCGGTTTTCAAGCGTGTGCCAAATGCGTTCAATACCGGCGTGCCAATGCCCACGTAAGCTACTTTCCCGCTTTTGATAAAAGGCAGAAGGCCCGCTTTGTTATTCATTACCGTCACCACGTTGGCCGCTACTCTTGCACGAATGCCCGCCGTGTGTTTATTCAAATCATCAACAAGGTTGGCGGTATCAATTACCTGCGGCTTGCTTAAGCCCAATTGATATTTTGCGTACAGCACACGCCGCACTTTCTTGTCAATATCGTCCCAACTCAAGCGTTTTTCTTTGATGGCTTTTTTAATGGCATCAATGGCTTGCTCTACGTTCTCCGGCAAGCAAAGCATGTCGTTGCCGGCAATCAGCGCTTCTACCGAAGCCTCTCCGCCTGAATAATATTTCGCAACGCCTTTCATCTCTAATGCATCGGTAAACGTGAGGCCTTCGTAATACAAATCGTTACGCAAAAGATCGGTAACGTTAGCCTTTGAAATGGACGTGGGTTTGTTGGGTGTTGAATCAATTGCGGGGATGGAAAGGTGCGCAATCATCACGCTGCCCACGCCGGCTTTGAACATTTCTTTAAAAGGATAGAGTTCCAGCGTGTCCAATTGGAAACGTGATTTGTTGATAACGGGCAAATCCAAATGCGAATCAACGGCCACATCGCCGTGACCGGGAAAATGTTTGGCGCAGGCCATGATGCCTTCGTCTTGCATGCCGCGCATATAAGCCACGCCAAATTTTGCCACCTTGTATTTGTCTTCGCCAAAGGAACGGTAGCCAATTACAGGATTGTTTGGATTGTTGTTGATGTCAACCACCGGCGCATAATTTACCTGCACGCCAATGCGCTTCATTTGCTCGCCAATGTCGCGGCCCATTTCGTAAACCAGCTTTTCATCGTTCATGGCGCCCAGCGTGAGCTGATATGGATATTTCATCACGCTGTCGAGCCTCATGCCAAGGCCCCATTCGCCGTCAATGGTAATCATCAGCGGCGTCTTTGCAATGGATTGGTAATAGTTGGTGAGATTGGCCTGCCGCACCGGTCCGCCCTGGAAAAAACAAAGCGCACCCACGTCGTATTTTTTAATGAGGTCTGTTACCTGTTGCACGTGTTCGGGACCAAGGTTACTGTGCGCCCGAATCACCATTAGTTGCGCAATCTTTTCTTCTTTGTTTAGGGAATTAAACACGCTGTCCACCCATTTGTCGGCGGACGAAGGGTTCCCGGATTGTGTAAACAGTAAGTAAACGGATAGGCAACAGAGGGCAAGGGCAAATCGTTTCATGCGTTCCAAATTCAACGCACAATTTAGTTGAAAGAGAAAAAACGGGAACACAAAAACTTGTGAAGAAGATTTTATACCAGCCGTAAAGATTTATAACCCCTTGCCTACAAAAAATATTTCACACGGGGCCAAGAAGCAAAGGAGAAAGAAAAACATTTGCCCTCGTCACGCCAACCTCAAACATCGAACCGTCAGGCTGCGTTTGTTCGGAACTTCACTTTTCTTGGAAACAACAACTCGGTTGTGAAGATGAGCAAAAGACTAATACCCGTGGTGCCCGCTACCTTGATTAAAAACTGGAGGAAGGTGCCAAATTGTAGCCATTCCAACAGCGTGAGGTAAAAGTGGTGGAGCAGCGTTAAAACCAACACGTACACGCTGTACGGCGCCCAACCCATTGCTCTTGGCGACGGTTCGCGAAAATTAAATTCGTCCTTGTCTTTTGGAATGAGCAGGTTGATGACAAAGGGCCTTGCGTAAGCCACCAGCACGCAAGCGGCTGCGTGCAGTCCCGGACTCATCATGAAGTAATCCAGAAACAAACCCGTGAAAAAGCCAATCACCAAAAGCCCAAGGCGGTTGATGGAAAAAGGCAACCAAAGAATAAAAAGAAAATAGAGATAAGGCACGATGAACTGGTGCAGAAAGGGAACTTTGTTCAGCACAAAAACCTGCACCAAAAGGAACACAATCAGCCGCAGTATATTTCTTACCAGGTCGCTCAACGTTTTTTGTTTTTTTGTTCTTCCATTTTTTTCTCCGTGTCCTTTGTCAACTGCAGTTGTTCTTCCCGTTGCAGATTTTCCACTACAAACACTTGTTGAATGGCGGAAAAGTTAGCGGCCGTTTTTACTTTCAAAACATAAAAGCCTGTGGACGGATCACTCTTGATTTCGCTGATGGTGCCAATAAGATGTGCCGGCGGAAAATTGTACGAGTAACGGCTCGTCATGATTGAATCGCCGGCTTTTACAGGTACGCTTTGCGGAATCCCTTTCAGTTGCACAAAACGCGGGTCTTTGCCGTCCCATTCCACCTTGCCCAACGTGCCGGTGGCCTTATGCGAAGCGCTCACGGAACTTTGTACGTGCAGCAAACTCATAACCTGGCTAAAGTTGGGACTTACGTTCACCACCACACCCACCACGCTGCCATCGGAATTTAGTACGGCCATATCGTCTTTGATGCCGTACTTGCTGCCGCGGTTGAGTTGCAAATAATTTTGCTCGGCGTTTACGGTATTGTACACCACTTTGGCATCACGCCACAGGTAACGCCGGACGGCGATGGTTGAATCCTGCCGCAGGCTGTCGGTTACGTTACGTTGCGCGGTGTCTGCGTAATTAAAGTTTGACTTCAATAGGTTCAGCAGCGAATCGTTCATGCGGTGCACCCGAACGTTTTCCGCTCCCTGGTGAAAGTAATCGTCTAATTTGTCCACTTGCGTATTTACGCGGCCGGTGACTTCGTTAGCCACGCCCAAAAAAACTGCGTGATGAAAACGGTTGTAATGAAACAGCATCCACAGCGCAAACAACTGCAGCACAACAAAACAGATAAACGTAAAATAGCGGCGGAGAAAAAGAAAAATGTTGCGCATTGAGGGAAGCAATCAGCTTTCAGCAATCAGCTTTCAGCAGTGCGCCGCGTTCTGGGCTTGATAGCTGAAGGCTGATAGCTGACGGCTGTTTTATCTCATTACAAAAGGATAACGGTCGTAATTTTTTAAGGCAAGGCCGGTTCCCCGCACCACGCTTTTCAGCGGATCATCGGCTACGTGAACGGGCAATTTGATTTTTGCGCTCAGGCGTTTGTCGAGGCCTTTCAACAAAGCGCCGCCGCCGGTTAAATACAAACCACGACGATAAATATCAGCGGCCAATTCAGGCGGTGTTTGCTCCAACGCTTTAAGAATGGCTTCTTCTATTTTAAAGATGCTTTTGTCCAGTGCTTCAGCAATCTCCTGGTAGCTCACCATGATTTGTTTGGGAATGCCCGTCACCAGGTCGCGGCCGTTTACGGGAATGTCATCGGGTGGAGAGTCCAGATCTTTCATGGCTGCGCCAATTTGTATCTTGATTTGCTCGGCCGTACGTTCGCCAATCAACAGGCTATGATAGCGGCGAAGCGCTTCCATGATGTCGGCGGTAAACTCGTCGCCAGCAATGCGGATGCTTTGGTCGCAGACAATGCCGGCCAATGCGATTACAGTAATGCCCGTGGTGCCACCGCCAATATCAATAATCATGTTACCCACGGGTTCTTCCACATCAATGCCGATACCCAGTGCGGCGGCCATTGGTTCGTGAATAAGGTAAACCTCCTTTGCACCCGCTTGTTCTGCGCTGTCACGCACCGCACGTTTTTCCACTTCAGTAATGCTTGAAGGAATGCAGATCATCATGCGCCAGCTTGGCGGAAAGAGCGGCTTTTTTGGATAAACCAGCTTGATCATTTCCCGAAGCATGAGTTCGGCAGCGTTAAAATCGGCTATTACACCGTCTTTCAGCGGGCGGATGGTTTTTATGCTTTCGTGGGTTTTTTCGTGCATCATCAGGGCACGTTTTCCCACGGCTAAAACTTCTTTCGGATTGTTTCTGTTCAGCGCTACAATGGAAGGTTCGTTTACCACTACCTCATCGTTGTGGATGATGAGTGTATTTGCCGTGCCCAAGTCTATTGCGATCTCCTGCGTAAACCAGTTAAAAAGTCCCATTGGCTTTATAAGATTTAGATTTTTTACAAGTTGTGCAAAGGTGGGAGAAAATAGTTGATAAACAAACAGTAAAAAGCTTGTGCTTTCGGCTGGGTAGCGGTTTTTTTAGCAAACGAAGAAGTTAGAGGTTGGAAGCTGGAAATTGGAGGTTGACGTGATGAGGATTAGATGCATTTCCGCATCTCACTGCGTTTTTTGGGTGAAAGGAAAATCTACAAGGACACGTGGCAAAACACGAAACGTCCAACTTTTGTTTATCCTTAGCAAAACACTGCCAGCGGCTTTTTGGAAAGAACTTATGTTTGCCCTTCATGCGCAGGACTGCCTTTTTCCTTTTTGCTCTTGGCTTTGTTGTTTTCTGGGCCGTGCTTTCGACGGGCTGCGCCAACATCATTCCGCCTTCGGGCGGGCCTAGAGACAGCTTGCCGCCGCACCTTATTTCTGTAAGTCCAAGAGATTCAACGCGAAACTTTCATGGCAACCGCATTGTGTTTACGTTTGACGAATACATTGCCGACCCGCAAGATCTTCCGAATACGCTTTTGTTCACACCCACCTTTGAAGTCAATCCTGAGATTGCCATCCGCGCCAAAACAGTGACCTTGCGCTTCCGCGACAGCCTGCTGCCGAACACAACCTACACCTTCAACTTTGGCAACGCCATTCGCGACGTGAACGAAGGCAATGCAATAAAGAATTTCACTTACGTTCTCTCTACCGGACCGGTGCTCGATTCCTTATCCTTATCCGGCAAAGTGATTTTGGCCGAAACCGGTAAGGTTGACTCCTCACTGATTGTGATGCTGCACCGTAACCGGACTGATTCGGCGGTTATTAAAGATCGTCCCGAGTATTTTGCCCGCCTCGACGGGGCCGGTAATTTCCGTTTTCAAAACCTGCCGCGTGACACCTTTGCCCTTTATGCCCTCGGCGATGCCGGCACCATCCGCCGCTACCAGGATACCTCCAAGCTCTTTGCCTTTGCCAATGATCCGGTAATTCCCGGCGTTACAAAAGACCTTGTGCTTTATGCTTACCGTTCCAGACAGCCTTCTGCTGCAACAAGCGCTGCACGCAACGGAAACAACACGACTGAAAAGCGTCTGCGCTTCAGTGCCAATCCATCGGGCGGCAACCTGGATTTGCAAAGCGATTTTTCGTTGAACTTTCAATCGCCCCTGCGCAGTTTCGATTCATCCAAAGTTTTGCTGACAACCGATACGACGTTCGCGCCTGTGCGTTATACCGTTTCGCTTGACTCGCTGCGAACGACACTTCGTTTGCGTTCGGCTTGGGCAGAAGGCAAGAGATACAATCTTATTCTCAACAAAGATTTTGCGGACGACAGCGCGGGCCGCAAATTGCTGAAAACCGATACCCTCAACTTTACTACGAAAAAGTTGAGCGATTACGGCAAGCTAAACATCCGCATTCGCAATCTTGACACGAGCCGCAACCCGGTGCTGCAATTTTTACAAAACGACGGGGTAGTATTTTCGGTGAACATCAAAGGCGGTGTTTATCGTTCAACGCTGTTCAATCCTGGCGATTACGACCTGCGTATTTTGTACGATACGAACAACAACGGCAAGTGGGACCCGGGACGTTTTTTTGGCGCCAAACGGCAGCCCGAAATTGCGCAGCCCGTCAGCCGCAAGATTGTGGTAAAAGCCGGTGGAGACAACGATTTCGACGTCACTTTATAAAGGCTTTTTTAACGGCTTCGGAAGCTGTTTTCCCTTCTCAAAATCGTACATTTGGCCTCTTATGCAATTCTCTTCTTCTCTCCTAGAAAATGCGGTTAACGAGTTTGCGAAATTGCCCGGCATTGGCAAGAAAACAGCCCTTCGTTTGGTGCTTCACCTGCTCAAACAAGACAGCGAAGACGTGGAGCATTTCAGCGAAACGATGAGCCGCATGCGCAACGAAATCAAGTTTTGCCAGCGCTGCCACAATGTGGCCGATGCAGACATCTGCTCCATCTGCGCCAACAGCCTGAGAAAGCAGGAAATGATTTGCGTAGTGGAAAATATTCGCGACGTGATTGCGTTGGAAAGCACGCAGCAATTCAGCGGAACCTACCACGTATTGGGCGGCGTCATCTCGCCGCTTGACGGCGTTGGGCCCAATCAGTTGAACATTGACACGCTCATTCACCGCGTGCAAAAAGAGGGAACAAGCGAAGTGATTTTTGCGCTGAGTCCCACTATACAGGGCGACACCACCATCTACTACATTCAAAAGAAATTACCCGCCGAAACAAAAGTAACCACCATTGCCCGCGGCATTGCCTTTGGCGGTGAACTGGAATACGCCGACGAAATGACGCTTGCCCGAAGCTTGCAAAATCGTTTGCCGGTGGACAGTTACGTGAGCAGCCGGTAGGGCAAGGGGCAATAAGCAAATGCCATAAGCATCAAATTTATTGTTTGCTACTCCGCACAACCGTAAGCGAATAAGGCGGCAACAAAAGTGCTTCTGATCGTTGAATGGCTTTTTTCACCGGCGGTAATTCCTTTAACGGATGCCCGTTCAACCCATCGTCTTTCCATTGATATTGTTCTCCTGAATATTGATAAACCGTCAGCGGATAAGAAATGCTTTCTTCGCTTTGTCCATTTGCAATTTTCAGCTTGATTGGATAACTCTTCGCAGAATCTTTGTTGATGAGCAGCAGCGACCATGTTTCATCCGGCAGTCGAAGCGCATAAGCCGAAATAATTTCTTCACCCGCTGTTGTTTTTACGTTGGATGATGCCGAATAAACCTGCAACGGTTTTGAAAAAGGTTCGGTCCAATGCCGCATCATTTCGGCGCCGTAATAAGCAGCCGTGTGGTAATTGATCTTTCCTTTATCGTTCATGCCAAACAGCATGTTGTTTCCTGCGGGACAGCCAAAATCGCTTTGCAAATTGTTTGGTTCCCAGCCGTATAAAAAAGCTTTTTCGCCACCGTTGCTTAAAAATTTTCCCACGATGTCGGCATTCATTAAGGCACCTTGTATCGTTACTTCTGAAATACCGGCAAAGGCCGAGTATCCGTATTCGCTAATGAAAAAAGGAAGAGGCTTTAATGCGGAAATAGAGCGCATGTCGTTCATTGCCTTGTCCAATCTTGACGGAGCTTGCAGCAATTGCAGCGCGGACGGTGCACACACGCTGTCGAAAGGATACCATTCGAAACTGAAAAAGTTATAGTTGCTTAAAGATTTCTTTTTATCAAGGTAAGAGACAAAACCCTGCATCCATTTTTTTGTTGGAAAGGGCTCGTCTAACTGGTCTAAAATAATGCCTTGCAAACTTGGACCACCAAGTGAAAGAGTAGGGTGCAGCTCTTTTATTTTTTTACTCCATTGCGCATAGAGTTCCGCAAAGTCAGCGGCATTCACCATCTGTCCATCGGGTTCCTCGCCAAGTTCTACGCCGCCAACGGCGTACTGTTTCTTCGTCACATAATCAACAAGACCGGTTGCATTCTCCGGTGTGTCGTACAGCAAGCCTGCTGAAAGCAAAGCCGGTGTGCCGCTGGTAATTCCTGAACGATAAAAACGGTCAATGCCAATTTGTTCCGTAAGCGAATCCATGTCAGTGCTTCGGTGCCAGGGATCGGTGGAAGAAACGTACACCTTGCTTTGCTCCTTCGCATTTGCAGCGTGATGAAGAAAATCGCGAAACTTTCCGTGTTCTATTCTTCCCGCGAACAATTCTTTTATCGCGTAGCCAAGCCCGTCGCGAACGTCGCTTGAACCCTTCGGTGCTTTGCCCGAACTCTCTTTCATGCGTATGCGCAGGAACCTTGCGCTTACCAATTCGTTCGCAAGATGAACGAATTGATTTCCGCTCTTTTTGTTTGTGAATTCACTCAACGGAAACGGCTTCCACACCTGCGGCGAATTAATTTCAAAATAACCGGCGTTATCAAAATAATCGTACACGGTTTTCGCGGCGTAATCAACGGTGAACGACGTGGCGAAAGGCTTTCCCCATAAAATCTTTACGGCATCAATGGGTACGTCGCAGCCAAGGTCCACGATTATCCATTGCGGGTGTTGCGCATTGGCTTCGCCGGTAAAATGTGCGTCGAGATAAGGATTCGATTTCCAAAAGCTTTTTTTATCGCCGTCCGTTATCCGCGAATAGCCATCGTTGTTTGCCTGGTCTATTGTATTGCCCCGGTGCGACAAACGATAACCGTAGGAAAGTGAAATGAAAGAAGCCGTATCAGTTGATGAAACCCAATAGCCTTGGTGGTGTTTTGCGTTGCTCCAAGTTCCTTCGGGATTCCAGTGCCATACTTCGTTTCCTAACTCCGTACGCAAACGGTAGGTGACTGGCTTAAAGCCCACCGACAACATGGCCTTAATATTTTGCGGCTGAAAAATGCGATCGTTCTCTCCTTTTTCATGCCCGTCAACGCCCACGCCAAAGGTTTTCAAAGGCACAAAGTTGTTTTGCAAATGCGCCGAATCGAAATAAACAGTAAGGGTAGAAGCCGTTTGGGCACTGGTTGAAAGGACAAGAAGAAAAAGGAGAGCAAGACTTGAGAAACACTTCTTCATACGATCGCAAAACCGCTACGGATGCGGCTATCGTTTGGTTGAAAGGCCAATAATACTATCTTTGCCGCACACCGGCGGATTTGTTTATTGTTCGGCCGTAACAGAACTAATAAACGCAAGAAACTCTCCCTGCACTGTTTTCCTGACGTTTATTAGAATTGTTTACGTGTTCACAGGTTCACCTGTTCATCGTGCTACGGTTCGCAACAGTACATTTTTCACGCCAACATGTGAACACGTAAACTCGTGAACAAGTGAACTGTTTTTAAAACAAATTGTATGGCAAACATTAAAGACCTGCTTCAGGAACGCATTCTCATCATTGACGGTGCTATGGGCACCATGATTCAGCGATACAAATTAACCGAGGCGGATTACCGTGGTGAACGGTTCAAGGATTGGCCTTCGGACGTAAAAGGCAACAACGACCTTTTGTGCCTCACGCAGCCGCACATCATCCGCGAAATACACGGTAAGTATCTGGATGCCGGCGCGGACATTATTGAAACAAACACCTTCAACGCACAGCGTGTTTCACTGGCCGATTACGGCATGGAAAGCCTTGCGTATGAAATCAATTTTGCAGCGGCAAAAATTGCGAAAGAAGCCTGCTCGCTTGTCGGTTCAGGCGAACAAAAATTTGTGGCCGGTGCATTGGGACCGATGAATAAAACGCTTTCGCTTTCACCCGACGTAAACAATCCGGGTTACCGTGCGCTAACGTTTGATGAAGCAGCGGATGCGTACTACGAACAAGTGAAAGGTTTGGTGGAAGGCGGCGTTGATTTGTTATTGATTGAAACCATTTTCGATACGCTGAACGCAAAGGCGGCCATTTTTGCCGTGAAAAAATATTTCCGCGACACGAAACAAAAAGAGTTGCCCATCATGATTTCGGGAACCATCACCGATGCGTCGGGGAGAACTTTGAGCGGGCAAACGCTGGAAGCCTTTTACAATTCCATTCGCCATGCAAGACCGTTAAGTGTTGGGTTGAATTGCGCTTTGGGTGCGCATGAAATGCGGCCGCACATTGAGGAGTTGAGCAGCATTGCGGAGTGTTACACATCGGCTTATCCAAACGCAGGACTGCCAAACGCGATGGGCGAATACGACGAGCAACCCGAAGACACGGCGCATTTTATAGAAGAATGGGCGAAGGATGGTTTTGTAAACATTGTGGGTGGTTGCTGCGGCACGACACCGGATCACATACGGCACATTGCGGAGCATGTAAGCAAACTGAATCCAAGAAAGTTGCCCGTCATTGAAACAACAACCGGTAAAGTAGAAGAAGAAATAGCAGTCGTTTAAATATTCGTGACCCTTTGTGCCTTTGCGCCTTAGTGGTTCAAATTGCAAACAAACTATGAGCGAAATAACCATCATCAAACCCTATCTCAAACTCTCCGGCCTTGAGCCGCTGACGATACGGCCCGAATCGAATTTTGTAAACGTTGGCGAACGCACCAACGTGACCGGCTCCAAAAAATTTGCGCGGCTCGTTCGTGAGAATAAATACGAAGAAGCGCTTTCGGTTGCACGGCAGCAAGTAGAAAACGGCGCACAGATTCTTGACGTGAACATGGACGATGCGCTGCTCGACGGCGTGAAAGCCATGACGATATTTTTGAACTTATTACAAGCCGAACCCGACATCGCAAAGATTCCCGTGATGATTGATTCCTCGAAGTTTGAGATTATTGAAGCGGGATTGAAATGTGTGCAGGGCAAGTGCATTGTAAATTCGATTTCGATGAAAGAAGGCGTGGAGAAATTTAAAGAACAGGCCTTCATTTGCCAGGCTTACGGAGCGGCCGTTGTCGTGATGGCGTTTGACGAGCAAGGCCAGGCTGACACACTCGAACGCCGTGTTACCATCTGCGAAAAGGCGTATGACATTCTTGTAAATGAAGTGGGTTTTGATCCGCAGGACATCATCTTCGACCCAAACATTTTTGCCATTGCCACCGGCATTGAAGAACACAACAACTACGCGGTTGATTTCATCGAAGCCACAAAGATTATCAAACAGAAAATGCCGCTGGCAAAAATCAGCGGTGGCGTGAGCAATGTGTCGTTTTCGTTTCGCGGCAACGATCACGTTCGCGAAGCCATTCATGCCGTCTTTCTTTATCACGCCATCAAAGCGGGCATGGACATGGGCATTGTGAATGCCGGACAGTTGGTAGTTTATGATCAAATTGAACCGCAGCTAAAAGAGTTGTGCGAAGACGTTATTCTGAATAAACGCCCCGATGCAACCGAACGTCTTGTTGCTTTTGCCGAGAAAGTGAAAGGCAAGGGCAAGGAAGAAGAGAAGAAAGACGAAGCGTGGCGAAACGCTTCCGTTGAAGAAAGATTGAAACACGCACTGGTAAACGGCATCACCGATTACATTGATGCCGATACCGAAGAAGCCAGACAAAAATATCCGAAGCCGCTTGATGTAATTGAAGGGCCGTTGATGGCCGGTATGGATGTGGTAGGTGATTTGTTCGGCAGCGGAAAAATGTTTTTACCGCAAGTGGTGAAAAGCGCAAGGGTCATGAAGAAATCGGTTGCCGTCTTGACGCCTTACATCGAAAAAGAAAAAGAAGAAAAAGCGGCACGCGGCGAAATTTCCCTTTCAGGTGCTCCAAAAATTTTGATGGCAACGGTGAAGGGCGACGTGCACGACATCGGCAAAAACATCGTAGGCGTGGTACTCGGTTGCAACGGTTACGACGTGGTTGATTTGGGCGTGATGGTTCCGGCGGACAAGATTTTAGAAACCGCGCAAAAAGAAGCCGCGGACGTGATTGGCCTAAGCGGATTAATCACGCCTTCGCTTGACGAGATGGTGCACATTGCCAAAGAAATGAAGCGCCGCAACATGAAGCAGCCTTTGTTGATCGGCGGCGCTACAACATCACGTACGCACACGGCGGTGAAGATTGCACCCGAATACGACAACGGCGTGGTGCATGTGTTGGATGCTTCGCGCAGCGTAACGGTGGTGAGCAATCTTCTAAACAAAGAAGGAAAAGAAAATTTTCTGAAGCAATCGGCAAAAGAATACGAAACCCTGCGGCAACAATTCGCCAACAAGCAAAAGCACAAGGTGTTGATTCCATACGAAGAAGCCGTTGTAACAAAAGAATATTTTGATTGGAAGAATTACCAGCCCACAAAGCCCGCCGTTGACGGCACAAAGGTTTTCAAAGACTTTGATTTGGGTACCATAGCCCGCTACATTGACTGGGGGCCGTTCTTTATTGGTTGGGAAATGCCGGGCCGCTTTCCGGATGTATTGAGCGATAAAATTTTTGGCACCGAAGCCACGCGGCTGTACAACGATGCACAAAACATGGTGAAGCAGATTGTAAATGAAAACTGGTTCAGCGCATCCGGCGTCATTGGCTTTTGGCCCGCCAACTCAAACAACAAAGACACCATCACGCTGCAAACGAAAGAGGGCGAAGTGAAATTAGAATCGCTGCGGCAGCAATTAAAAAAAGCGGTTGGGCAGCCTTCGTTTTCATTGGCCGATTTTGTTGCACCCGGCTCGTTCAAGCAGGATTACATGGGCGCTTTTGCCGTCACCATTCACGGTGCCAGAAAATGGATTGACAAGTTCATTGCCGAACACGACGAGTACAACAAAATACTGGTGCAAATTCTTGCCGATCGTTTTGTGGAAGCCTTTGCCGAATGTTTGCACGAACAAACAAGAAAGGAACACTGGGGTTATGAGAAGAACGAAACCCTTACGAACGAAGAATTAATCAAAGAACAATACAAAGGCATTCGCCCCGCGCCGGGTTATCCGGCTTGTCCTGATCATACGGAGAAGATCAAATTGTTTTCGTTGCTGAACGTTACCGAA
Coding sequences within:
- a CDS encoding glycoside hydrolase family 3 N-terminal domain-containing protein, with the translated sequence MKRFALALCCLSVYLLFTQSGNPSSADKWVDSVFNSLNKEEKIAQLMVIRAHSNLGPEHVQQVTDLIKKYDVGALCFFQGGPVRQANLTNYYQSIAKTPLMITIDGEWGLGMRLDSVMKYPYQLTLGAMNDEKLVYEMGRDIGEQMKRIGVQVNYAPVVDINNNPNNPVIGYRSFGEDKYKVAKFGVAYMRGMQDEGIMACAKHFPGHGDVAVDSHLDLPVINKSRFQLDTLELYPFKEMFKAGVGSVMIAHLSIPAIDSTPNKPTSISKANVTDLLRNDLYYEGLTFTDALEMKGVAKYYSGGEASVEALIAGNDMLCLPENVEQAIDAIKKAIKEKRLSWDDIDKKVRRVLYAKYQLGLSKPQVIDTANLVDDLNKHTAGIRARVAANVVTVMNNKAGLLPFIKSGKVAYVGIGTPVLNAFGTRLKTDFEADTYLLPYNDSTKAANILEQIKNGSYNKVVIGVHNYALRPGNNFGIPTSSINLVNNLQAYNAVTFLFGNVYAAGLFCNAPTLVAMYEDDDIFQTAAADFLTGNIEAKGTLPVSVCNQSYGSGIAVGKFLPVGTSPEFASVDSIIQDGVNKKAYPGAVVIAIQNGVIKYHKAFGRYEFDPASPPVTLESVYDLASVTKVSATTVSIMKLYEQGKVDLNKTLGDYLPSMRGSDKENLKLTDILLHQAGLVPDVIFYKEVIDKAGNPLPQYVSTASKPGFTIPIAQGLYLRNDWEDTMMKRIAQSPLGPLGKYVYSDNDFILLGKIVETVSGMPLDQYAQKTFYGPMGMASTGFKPWLRFGLEQIVPTEEDKYFRHQLMHGYVHDEGAAMFGNVSGHAGLFSNAYDLAMLYQMLLNGGTFNGERYLKKETIDLFTAYHSDISRRGYGFDKPEKDEAIKTKSSYPYPSALASPATFGHTGFTGTCVWVDPKTDLVYVFLSNRVYNSRANNLLGSMNIRGKVQDAIYRALKKEGQGNVF
- a CDS encoding rod shape-determining protein MreD, whose translation is MSDLVRNILRLIVFLLVQVFVLNKVPFLHQFIVPYLYFLFILWLPFSINRLGLLVIGFFTGLFLDYFMMSPGLHAAACVLVAYARPFVINLLIPKDKDEFNFREPSPRAMGWAPYSVYVLVLTLLHHFYLTLLEWLQFGTFLQFLIKVAGTTGISLLLIFTTELLFPRKVKFRTNAA
- the mreC gene encoding rod shape-determining protein MreC, with the protein product MRNIFLFLRRYFTFICFVVLQLFALWMLFHYNRFHHAVFLGVANEVTGRVNTQVDKLDDYFHQGAENVRVHRMNDSLLNLLKSNFNYADTAQRNVTDSLRQDSTIAVRRYLWRDAKVVYNTVNAEQNYLQLNRGSKYGIKDDMAVLNSDGSVVGVVVNVSPNFSQVMSLLHVQSSVSASHKATGTLGKVEWDGKDPRFVQLKGIPQSVPVKAGDSIMTSRYSYNFPPAHLIGTISEIKSDPSTGFYVLKVKTAANFSAIQQVFVVENLQREEQLQLTKDTEKKMEEQKNKKR
- a CDS encoding rod shape-determining protein, with translation MGLFNWFTQEIAIDLGTANTLIIHNDEVVVNEPSIVALNRNNPKEVLAVGKRALMMHEKTHESIKTIRPLKDGVIADFNAAELMLREMIKLVYPKKPLFPPSWRMMICIPSSITEVEKRAVRDSAEQAGAKEVYLIHEPMAAALGIGIDVEEPVGNMIIDIGGGTTGITVIALAGIVCDQSIRIAGDEFTADIMEALRRYHSLLIGERTAEQIKIQIGAAMKDLDSPPDDIPVNGRDLVTGIPKQIMVSYQEIAEALDKSIFKIEEAILKALEQTPPELAADIYRRGLYLTGGGALLKGLDKRLSAKIKLPVHVADDPLKSVVRGTGLALKNYDRYPFVMR